The following proteins are encoded in a genomic region of Dioscorea cayenensis subsp. rotundata cultivar TDr96_F1 chromosome 8, TDr96_F1_v2_PseudoChromosome.rev07_lg8_w22 25.fasta, whole genome shotgun sequence:
- the LOC120266802 gene encoding ankyrin repeat-containing protein At5g02620-like, with protein sequence MDQNLYQAVTQGNVQRLKSLADKEPKLLLSRTPNENTALHIAAKQGHKEVADEIISRDNTLLSMRNKDGDTPLHIAVRTTHTDVASLLINFTKNYPADIELGEKPLHQINNKDNTVLHDAVSSKNIKIVKELLEADPELRHSLNKENESPLHIAAYEGFLEIVDAFLKFDLVVPTEALDTGTPLHLAAFGGHIKIVEKLLQKNADLITQCDACGNTAVHSAAQNNYSHIVDLLLRKNLTLAYIKNKEGKPPLLVAAASGSNAAIKEILKQCPDASEQVDDKGRNALHIAVNSRMVGSLKCLLNCIRSEDIINKQDADGNTPLHLAAKQSLLLPTMRLLADKRVNPNLVNNYGHTARMLVENPDNMDTCQSGSFLWKTNPLDERLKSTITTYILVATLIASVTFAAIFTMPGGYDQNTGKPLLGGHASFKMFIMSTTIAMCSSVVVIFSYMRTWNKPVQFKLTQIVFGHRLLVVAFLGMLVALAAAVFVTMSEGCKWLAIVVILMCCCIAPLLVWALQGTVVFRPGIWDKRPRYLEPVSSPSSSFVMTVYMPLCPVKLLTLAGKTLLAYA encoded by the exons ATGGATCAAAATTTGTATCAAGCTGTGACTCAAGGGAATGTCCAGAGATTGAAATCACTCGCCGACAAAGAACCAAAGCTCTTGCTATCCAGGACTCCCAATGAAAACACTGCACTGCATATTGCTGCAAAACAAGGCCATAAAGAGGTAGCTGACGAGATCATAAGCAGGGACAACACCCTTCTTTCAATGCGAAACAAAGATGGTGACACCCCACTCCACATTGCCGTGAGAACCACACACACAGATGTCGCATCCTTGCTCATAAACTTTACAAAGAATTACCCAGCTGATATTGAATTGGGAGAGAAACCATTACACCAGATCAACAACAAAGACAACACTGTCTTGCATGATGCGGTCAGCAGTAAAAACATTAAGATAGTAAAGGAGTTATTGGAAGCTGATCCAGAACTCAGGCATAGCCTTAACAAGGAGAATGAATCACCATTGCATATCGCAGCTTATGAAGGGTTTTTGGAGATTGTAGATGCGTTCTTGAAGTTCGACCTTGTTGTCCCTACGGAAGCTTTGGACACAGGAACACCTCTGCACCTGGCTGCGTTTGGTGGTCATATTA AGATTGTCGAAAAGTTGTTGCAGAAAAATGCTGATCTCATCACCCAATGTGATGCGTGTGGAAATACTGCTGTTCACTCTGCAGCACAGAACAATTACAGCCATATAGTGGACCTATTACTGAGGAAAAATCTCACTCTTGCTTATATCAAGAACAAAGAAGGGAAACCTCCTCTGCTTGTAGCCGCAGCTTCTGGCTCCAATGCAGCAATCAAAGAGATACTAAAACAATGCCCTGATGCTTCAGAGCAGGTTGATGATAAAGGCAGGAATGCTCTCCACATTGCTGTTAACAGCAGGATGGTTGGATCactcaaatgcttgttgaacTGCATTCGGTCTGAGGACATCATCAACAAACAGGATGCTGATGGCAACACTCCACTTCATCTCGCTGCGAAGCAGTCCCTGCTACTACCCACTATGCGTCTATTGGCAGACAAGAGAGTGAACCCAAACCTTGTGAACAATTATGGCCACACCGCACGAATGCTTGTAGAAAACCCTGACAACATGGACACATGCCAG TCTGGATCATTTCTATGGAAAACAAATCCATTGGACGAGCGGTTAAAATCCACAATAACAACATACATACTGGTTGCGACACTGATAGCCAGTGTTACGTTTGCAGCAATCTTCACAATGCCAGGAGGCTACGATCAAAACACTGGCAAACCTTTGCTCGGAGGTCACGCATCATTCAAGATGTTCATCATGTCAACCACCATTGCCATGTGCAGCTCTGTTGTCGTCATCTTCAGTTACATGCGGACATGGAATAAACCAGTTCAGTTCAAGTTGACGCAAATAGTATTCGGCCACCGCCTACTTGTCGTTGCCTTTCTAGGAATGCTTGTAGCATTAGCAGCCGCAGTCTTTGTGACAATGTCTGAAGGATGCAAATGGTTAGCTATTGTTGTAATCCTGATGTGCTGCTGCATTGCACCGTTACTTGTCTGGGCTCTGCAAGGCACTGTTGTCTTCAGGCCCGGCATTTGGGATAAACGACCAAG ATATCTAGAACCAGTTTCTTCACCATCTTCCTCTTTTGTGATGACTGTTTATATGCCATTATGCCCTGTAAAGCTGTTAACTTTGGCTGGAAAAACTCTGTTAGCCTATGCATAA